A region of Verrucomicrobiia bacterium DNA encodes the following proteins:
- the glgB gene encoding 1,4-alpha-glucan branching protein GlgB — protein sequence MIATRKELEQFLKGQTGQPHALLGMHPITHNGQRGLVVRAFVQDATSCAVVDERGQTEKRYPMEKLDPLGFFEVFITDQTEFFRYRLRVEKGSGDIRQFFDPYSFLPTLSEQDLYLFNEGTEHRVYQKLGAHVRTVDGVKGVSFAVWAPNAARVSVVGDFCQWDGRYFPMRALGNSGVWEIFIPGLQAGVLYKYEIVPRKGAMRLKTDPYGSYFESPPNNASVVWNVEDYQWNDAAWLEKRAQTDWFKEPMLVYEVHLGSWRRNPDDGNRPLNYRELARELVAYVKEMGFTHVEFMPLSEYPFDGSWGYQVTGFYAPTHRYGTPQDFMFLVDTLHQNGIGVILDWVPAHFPKDFFALAHFDGTHLYEHQDPRQGEHQDWGTLIFNYSRPEVRCFLLGSAMTWLDRYHIDGLRVDAVASMLYLDYSRKPGQWIPNKYGGRENLEAIDFLRYANTTVHQYFPGVMMIAEESTAWGGVTKPAKENGLGFDLKWNMGWMHDTLEYFKKDPIYRKFHHNQLTFGMIYQNTEKFMMTFSHDEVVHGKQSLLFKMGAFHIPDKAKQLRALYAWMWGWPGKKTLFMGSEFAQSGEWAYDKSLDWHLLQYMDHEGVRLLVADLNRFYTEHTFLPASDYDAQSFQWVNNNDGNNSVISFVRHGTKPEEILLVVANMTPVPRPHYRVGVPKDGLWVEVLNTNSKRYGGSGEGHLEPVKSQPIKWDGRPNAVDLTLPGMTVMFFLFKPAPVEKAEAAVKK from the coding sequence ATGATCGCGACACGCAAAGAACTGGAGCAGTTTTTGAAGGGCCAGACGGGCCAGCCGCACGCGCTGCTCGGCATGCACCCGATCACGCACAACGGCCAGCGCGGCCTCGTCGTGCGCGCCTTCGTGCAGGACGCAACGTCATGCGCGGTCGTGGACGAGCGCGGCCAAACGGAAAAGCGTTACCCGATGGAGAAGCTCGACCCGCTCGGATTCTTCGAGGTGTTCATCACCGACCAGACCGAATTCTTCCGCTACCGCCTGCGCGTCGAGAAGGGCAGCGGCGACATCCGGCAATTCTTCGATCCCTACAGCTTTCTGCCGACGCTCAGCGAACAGGATCTCTATCTGTTCAACGAAGGCACGGAACATCGCGTGTATCAGAAGCTCGGCGCGCATGTCCGCACCGTGGATGGCGTGAAGGGCGTCTCCTTCGCCGTTTGGGCACCGAATGCCGCACGCGTATCGGTCGTCGGCGACTTCTGCCAGTGGGACGGGCGCTATTTCCCAATGCGTGCGCTCGGCAATTCCGGCGTCTGGGAGATTTTCATCCCCGGCCTGCAAGCCGGCGTGCTCTACAAATACGAGATCGTCCCGCGCAAGGGTGCGATGCGGCTCAAGACCGATCCCTACGGCTCCTATTTCGAGAGCCCGCCGAACAACGCGTCCGTCGTGTGGAACGTGGAGGATTACCAATGGAACGACGCGGCGTGGCTGGAGAAGCGCGCCCAGACCGATTGGTTCAAAGAGCCCATGCTCGTTTATGAAGTGCATCTCGGCTCCTGGCGGCGCAATCCCGACGACGGCAATCGCCCGCTCAATTATCGCGAACTCGCGCGCGAACTCGTCGCCTACGTCAAGGAAATGGGCTTCACGCACGTCGAGTTCATGCCGCTCTCGGAGTATCCGTTCGACGGCTCGTGGGGTTATCAAGTCACCGGCTTCTATGCGCCGACGCATCGTTACGGCACGCCGCAGGACTTCATGTTCCTCGTGGACACGCTGCATCAGAACGGCATCGGCGTCATCCTCGACTGGGTGCCCGCGCATTTCCCGAAAGACTTCTTCGCGCTCGCGCACTTCGACGGCACGCATCTATACGAGCATCAGGACCCGCGCCAGGGCGAGCATCAGGACTGGGGCACGCTCATCTTCAATTACAGCCGGCCCGAGGTGCGTTGCTTCCTGCTCGGCAGCGCGATGACGTGGCTGGACCGCTATCACATCGACGGCCTGCGCGTGGACGCCGTCGCCTCGATGCTTTACCTCGATTACTCGCGCAAGCCCGGCCAGTGGATTCCCAACAAATACGGCGGGCGCGAGAACCTGGAGGCGATTGACTTCCTCCGTTACGCGAACACCACCGTGCATCAATACTTCCCCGGCGTGATGATGATCGCCGAGGAATCCACCGCGTGGGGCGGCGTGACCAAGCCCGCGAAGGAAAACGGCCTTGGCTTCGACCTCAAGTGGAACATGGGCTGGATGCACGACACGCTGGAGTATTTCAAAAAGGATCCCATCTACCGGAAATTCCACCACAACCAGCTCACGTTCGGGATGATTTACCAGAACACCGAGAAGTTCATGATGACCTTCTCGCACGACGAAGTGGTGCACGGGAAGCAATCCCTGCTCTTCAAGATGGGCGCATTTCACATTCCGGACAAAGCGAAGCAACTCCGGGCGCTCTACGCCTGGATGTGGGGCTGGCCGGGCAAGAAAACGCTCTTCATGGGCAGCGAATTCGCGCAGTCCGGCGAATGGGCCTACGACAAGAGCCTCGACTGGCATCTGCTGCAATACATGGACCACGAAGGCGTGCGCCTGCTCGTCGCGGACTTGAATCGCTTCTACACCGAACACACGTTCCTGCCCGCGTCGGACTACGACGCCCAGAGCTTCCAGTGGGTGAACAACAACGACGGCAACAACAGCGTCATCAGCTTCGTGCGCCACGGCACCAAGCCCGAGGAAATCCTGCTCGTGGTGGCGAACATGACGCCGGTGCCGCGCCCGCATTACCGCGTCGGCGTGCCGAAGGATGGCC
- a CDS encoding glycogen synthase, with amino-acid sequence MPEEKAEDAAPVAEAPAPPKPSTPPMFVMMISPELAPVAKVGGLGDVVYGLARELELRGNAVEIILPKYNHMRYDHVWGLTKTYENLPVPWYGGVINTSVWFGFVHGRKCFFIEPHSADNFFNRGVYYGHNDDVLRFAFFCRAALEFMLKTGKQPDVIHCHDWQTALVPVLLWEMYQHLGMRHPRVCFTIHNFRHQGTTGEHILRATGLNRPEYFFHYDRLRDNHNHHALNLMKGGIVYSNFVTTVSPRHAWEAKDGGQGFGLEPTLHIHQCKYGGVLNGLDYEQFNPETDKHIPAHYNAQSIEQKYANKRALRQRFWLADNEKPIVAFIGRLDQQKGLELVRHAIFHSLNNRAQFVLLGNSPEHGINDHFLGLKRHLNDSPDCHLEIGYHEELARLIYAGADMMIVPSRYEPCGLTQLIAMRYGTVPIVRAVGGLVDTVFDKDHSHRPLHERNGYVFDHADNAGMESGLNRAIACYYQYPEHFRHLMLNAMRSDFSWNHPGQHYLNIYDYIRAK; translated from the coding sequence TTGCCGGAGGAAAAGGCGGAAGATGCCGCACCGGTGGCCGAAGCTCCCGCTCCGCCGAAGCCATCCACTCCGCCCATGTTCGTGATGATGATTTCACCCGAACTCGCGCCCGTCGCGAAGGTCGGCGGCTTGGGCGACGTGGTCTACGGTCTCGCCCGCGAACTCGAATTGCGCGGCAACGCCGTCGAGATCATTCTGCCGAAATACAACCACATGCGTTATGACCACGTCTGGGGTCTGACCAAAACGTATGAGAATCTCCCGGTGCCGTGGTATGGCGGCGTCATCAACACGAGCGTGTGGTTCGGGTTCGTCCACGGGCGGAAGTGTTTCTTCATCGAGCCGCACTCGGCGGACAACTTCTTCAATCGCGGCGTCTATTACGGCCACAACGACGACGTGCTGCGCTTCGCGTTCTTCTGCCGCGCCGCGCTCGAATTCATGCTCAAGACGGGCAAGCAACCGGATGTCATCCACTGCCACGACTGGCAGACGGCGCTGGTGCCGGTTTTGCTCTGGGAGATGTATCAACATCTGGGCATGCGGCACCCGCGGGTGTGCTTCACGATCCACAACTTCCGCCACCAGGGCACGACGGGCGAACACATCCTGCGCGCCACGGGGCTGAACCGGCCTGAATACTTCTTCCATTACGACCGCCTGCGCGACAACCACAATCATCATGCGCTCAACCTGATGAAGGGCGGCATCGTTTACTCGAACTTTGTCACGACGGTGTCGCCCCGGCACGCGTGGGAGGCCAAGGACGGCGGGCAGGGCTTCGGCCTCGAACCGACGCTGCACATTCATCAATGCAAATACGGCGGTGTGCTAAACGGGCTCGACTACGAGCAGTTCAATCCGGAAACGGACAAGCACATCCCGGCGCATTACAACGCGCAGAGCATCGAGCAGAAATACGCGAACAAGCGCGCGTTGCGGCAGCGCTTCTGGCTCGCGGACAATGAAAAGCCGATCGTCGCGTTCATCGGGCGGCTCGACCAGCAGAAGGGTTTGGAACTCGTCCGCCACGCGATTTTCCATTCGCTGAACAATCGCGCGCAGTTCGTCTTGCTCGGCAACAGCCCAGAGCACGGCATCAACGATCATTTCCTCGGGTTGAAGCGGCATTTGAACGACAGCCCGGATTGCCACCTCGAAATTGGCTACCACGAAGAACTGGCGCGGCTCATCTACGCCGGCGCAGACATGATGATCGTGCCGAGCCGCTACGAGCCGTGCGGCCTGACACAGCTCATCGCGATGCGCTACGGCACGGTGCCGATCGTGCGCGCCGTCGGCGGCCTGGTGGACACGGTGTTCGACAAGGATCATTCGCACCGTCCATTGCATGAGCGCAACGGCTACGTGTTCGACCATGCGGACAACGCCGGCATGGAGTCCGGGCTGAACCGCGCCATCGCGTGCTATTATCAGTATCCCGAACACTTCCGGCATCTGATGCTGAACGCGATGCGGTCGGATTTTTCATGGAACCATCCGGGCCAGCATTACCTGAACATTTACGATTACATCCGGGCGAAGTGA
- a CDS encoding PEP/pyruvate-binding domain-containing protein, translating into MLDELIKNRADLWLGVEKRSHGAELEIVLRLKGAGRQVLHWGVASRRSGQWQAPAESARPPGTVSAGQQAVQTPFPAVEGERSLTLRFAEADAPRFLVFVLFNADANRWDNNGGKDYWIQLVERPTSALPLSALQERIVAGEMGPHGWTLMHRFNLCHELIDEAGDARDAWATLFVWLRYSGIRQLDWQRNYNTKPRELSHAQDRLTARLATAFIQQPTNRDLIRALLACLGRGGDGQRIRDEILQIMHRHHIKEVGGTWMEQWHQKLHNNTTPDDVVICEAYLAFLHANGDLRAYDQTLLAGGVTRERLAGFERPITQNPEWHPHLKDALLHDFGNYLVLLKSVHSGTDLFTAINAAGHLLDGGARDTLGWLLHNFQNPHVGVTDLVSGITKVRQTLHARLNHEGNAGIVKELLYLDLALEQALRTVIERAIHSGFSGEQLVDLIARATENLLLVAQASSPASSGTVPVPDGNARTGGGTPPPLAAGTAAPPDELPQCQREWQRLPAEQRFSPDWALHAKAALDRLRRAVEGQIDSAYQLLQPKAEVLGKAFEADQWVVKLFSEEVVRGQSVFLLSMLIHHFDPVLRKLAKLGDWQVISPSSAMGEVLVVESFRAVQGRRFEQPTIIVAEKVFGDEEPPEGVRAVITPSSVDLVSHVAVRARNANLLFATCYDRACFDRLKAMPGQVVELQVSATGDVLFAASAGKIPKTPARRNARPQARVAPAKPSLDVLTMAEFTKGRVGGKSWHLKELSAKLPDWLRTPRSVALPFGVFDAVLADEANAAVARRYQELRKLLEHYSQPLTPSRSPSDGERVAEGRVKGGVDSPEDRLAEMRASLLELEIPAALQAKLQALMQRTGLPAAKDWAIAAKRIKQVWASKWNDRAYFSRQARGFPHEAVQMAVLIQEVIEAEFAFVIHTVNPFTGNHDEVYAEVVPGLGETLVGNYPGRALSFVCPKKSGAPTVLAYPSKSVGLFGAGLIFRSDSNAEDLEGYAGAGLYDSVLLTEPQERTLDYTSERLVWDVAQRAGLLGQIARLGEVVEQAFGAPQDIEGAFSHGKFFVVQTRPQVGL; encoded by the coding sequence GTGCTGGATGAGTTGATCAAAAATCGCGCCGACCTGTGGCTCGGGGTGGAAAAACGAAGCCACGGCGCCGAATTGGAGATCGTTCTGCGCCTCAAGGGTGCCGGGCGACAGGTGCTGCATTGGGGCGTCGCGTCGCGCCGTTCCGGCCAATGGCAGGCGCCCGCCGAATCCGCCCGGCCGCCCGGCACCGTGTCCGCCGGCCAACAAGCCGTGCAGACACCGTTCCCGGCGGTGGAAGGCGAACGCTCCCTCACGCTGCGCTTCGCCGAGGCCGATGCCCCGCGCTTCCTTGTGTTCGTTTTGTTCAATGCCGACGCCAACCGCTGGGACAACAACGGTGGGAAAGATTACTGGATCCAGCTCGTCGAGCGCCCCACCTCTGCGTTGCCGCTTTCGGCGTTGCAGGAGCGCATCGTTGCGGGCGAGATGGGGCCGCACGGCTGGACGCTCATGCACCGGTTCAACCTGTGCCACGAGTTGATTGACGAAGCAGGCGATGCGCGCGATGCCTGGGCCACGTTGTTCGTCTGGCTGCGCTACTCGGGCATCCGCCAGCTCGACTGGCAGCGCAATTACAACACCAAGCCGCGCGAACTTTCCCACGCGCAGGACCGGCTGACCGCGCGGCTCGCGACCGCCTTCATCCAGCAACCCACCAACCGCGACCTCATCCGCGCCCTGCTCGCGTGCCTGGGCCGCGGCGGCGACGGCCAGCGCATCCGGGATGAAATCCTCCAGATCATGCACCGCCACCACATCAAGGAGGTCGGCGGCACGTGGATGGAGCAATGGCACCAGAAGCTGCACAACAACACGACGCCCGACGACGTCGTCATCTGCGAGGCGTATCTGGCGTTTCTCCACGCGAATGGCGACTTGCGGGCTTACGATCAAACCTTGCTCGCGGGCGGAGTAACGCGTGAGCGATTGGCCGGCTTCGAGCGGCCCATCACGCAAAATCCCGAGTGGCATCCGCACCTCAAGGACGCGTTGCTCCATGACTTCGGCAACTACCTCGTGCTGCTCAAGTCGGTTCACTCCGGCACGGATTTGTTCACGGCCATCAACGCGGCCGGTCACCTGCTTGATGGCGGCGCGCGCGACACGCTGGGCTGGCTGTTGCACAACTTCCAGAATCCGCACGTCGGCGTGACCGACCTGGTCAGCGGCATCACAAAGGTCCGCCAGACGCTGCACGCGCGGCTCAATCACGAAGGTAACGCGGGCATCGTGAAGGAACTGCTTTACCTCGACCTCGCACTGGAACAGGCGTTGCGCACCGTCATCGAGCGCGCGATTCATTCCGGTTTCAGCGGGGAGCAACTGGTGGACCTCATCGCCCGCGCGACGGAGAACCTGCTGCTCGTAGCGCAGGCGTCCTCGCCCGCGAGTTCCGGCACCGTCCCGGTGCCGGACGGGAACGCTCGAACCGGCGGCGGGACGCCGCCTCCACTCGCAGCCGGGACGGCGGCGCCACCCGATGAACTTCCCCAATGCCAGCGCGAATGGCAGCGGCTCCCGGCGGAGCAACGCTTCAGCCCGGATTGGGCGTTGCACGCGAAAGCAGCGCTTGACCGGCTGCGTCGCGCCGTCGAAGGGCAGATTGATTCCGCCTACCAGCTCCTCCAGCCGAAAGCTGAGGTGCTGGGCAAAGCGTTCGAGGCCGACCAATGGGTCGTGAAACTTTTCTCCGAGGAAGTCGTGCGCGGACAGTCGGTCTTCCTGCTCTCAATGCTGATCCATCATTTCGATCCGGTGCTGCGCAAGCTCGCCAAACTCGGTGACTGGCAGGTCATCAGCCCGAGCAGCGCGATGGGTGAAGTGCTGGTGGTGGAGTCGTTCCGGGCGGTGCAAGGAAGGCGTTTTGAGCAACCCACCATAATCGTGGCGGAAAAAGTTTTCGGCGACGAAGAACCACCCGAAGGCGTGCGCGCCGTCATCACGCCCAGCTCGGTGGATCTCGTGTCGCACGTCGCGGTGCGGGCGCGGAATGCCAACCTGCTCTTTGCGACGTGCTACGATCGCGCCTGCTTCGACCGGCTCAAGGCGATGCCGGGGCAGGTGGTTGAACTCCAGGTCAGCGCAACGGGCGATGTGTTGTTCGCCGCGTCCGCGGGGAAAATTCCCAAGACGCCGGCGCGCCGGAACGCGCGGCCCCAAGCCAGGGTGGCGCCCGCGAAGCCTTCGCTGGATGTGCTGACAATGGCGGAATTCACGAAGGGCCGCGTCGGCGGGAAGTCGTGGCACCTCAAGGAACTCAGCGCGAAGCTGCCCGACTGGCTGCGCACGCCGCGCTCGGTGGCGCTGCCGTTCGGCGTGTTCGATGCCGTGCTGGCGGACGAGGCGAATGCAGCAGTGGCCAGGCGTTATCAGGAACTACGGAAGTTGCTCGAACACTACAGCCAACCCCTCACCCCGTCCCGCTCCCCATCCGATGGGGAGCGGGTGGCCGAAGGCCGGGTGAAGGGAGGCGTTGACAGTCCAGAAGACCGGTTGGCAGAGATGCGCGCAAGCTTGCTGGAGTTGGAAATTCCGGCGGCGTTACAGGCGAAGCTTCAGGCGCTGATGCAAAGGACTGGTCTTCCGGCAGCGAAAGACTGGGCCATTGCGGCAAAGCGCATCAAACAAGTCTGGGCGTCGAAATGGAACGACCGCGCGTATTTCAGCCGCCAGGCGCGCGGCTTTCCGCACGAGGCCGTGCAGATGGCGGTGTTGATTCAGGAAGTCATCGAAGCCGAGTTTGCGTTCGTCATTCACACGGTGAATCCATTCACGGGCAATCATGACGAAGTGTATGCCGAGGTCGTGCCGGGCTTGGGCGAAACGCTGGTGGGCAATTATCCCGGCCGGGCGTTGAGCTTCGTTTGCCCGAAGAAAAGCGGCGCACCAACCGTGCTGGCGTATCCGAGCAAGAGCGTCGGCCTGTTCGGCGCCGGGTTGATTTTCCGCTCGGACTCGAACGCCGAAGACCTCGAAGGCTACGCGGGCGCCGGTCTCTACGACAGCGTGCTGCTGACGGAACCGCAGGAGCGGACGCTGGATTACACTTCCGAGCGGCTCGTGTGGGACGTCGCGCAGCGCGCCGGGCTGCTCGGCCAGATTGCGCGCCTCGGTGAAGTGGTGGAGCAGGCGTTTGGCGCGCCGCAGGACATCGAGGGCGCCTTCAGCCACGGGAAATTCTTCGTCGTCCAGACCCGGCCCCAGGTGGGATTGTGA
- a CDS encoding sugar phosphate isomerase/epimerase family protein, with amino-acid sequence MKLRIGNQTAHSASSMLEPFEFALANGFTAFEFFPDRGPMDAGGWDEREVDAAARRAIRQSAQAQDVMLTVHAPLDFNPLRNPEDGRLYSTIEFAHAIGATLVNVHLDARDGAGHFVRALRPALVLTAEAGLKLAVENTVWTGPEDFNALFDALRQCADVPTAHVGMCFDLGHANLFEATRNNYWRYFDALSPRVRVIHLHLHENHGDKDSHLPLFTGPSGYNATGLAGLLRRLQQRNFDGCAILEQWPQPPSLLVNARDGLLNLLHAVGAAEASFA; translated from the coding sequence ATGAAACTGCGCATTGGCAACCAGACCGCGCACTCGGCGAGTTCGATGTTGGAACCGTTTGAGTTCGCCCTGGCCAACGGCTTTACCGCATTCGAGTTTTTCCCGGATCGCGGGCCGATGGACGCGGGCGGATGGGATGAACGGGAGGTGGATGCCGCGGCGCGGCGGGCCATCCGGCAGAGCGCGCAAGCCCAGGACGTGATGCTCACGGTGCACGCGCCGCTGGACTTCAATCCGCTGCGGAATCCCGAGGACGGCCGGCTTTACAGCACCATTGAATTCGCGCACGCCATCGGCGCGACGTTGGTGAACGTGCATCTGGATGCGCGGGACGGCGCCGGGCATTTTGTGCGCGCGCTGCGGCCGGCCTTGGTGCTGACCGCCGAGGCCGGTCTGAAACTGGCGGTGGAGAACACCGTCTGGACCGGGCCGGAGGATTTCAACGCGCTGTTCGACGCCCTGCGGCAATGTGCGGACGTGCCGACGGCGCATGTGGGCATGTGTTTTGATCTCGGCCACGCCAATTTGTTTGAAGCCACACGCAACAACTACTGGCGCTATTTCGACGCGCTGTCGCCACGCGTCCGGGTCATTCACCTGCACCTGCACGAGAACCACGGCGACAAGGACAGCCATCTGCCGCTCTTCACCGGGCCGTCGGGCTACAACGCCACCGGCCTGGCGGGACTGTTGCGGCGGCTGCAGCAGCGGAATTTTGACGGTTGCGCGATTCTGGAGCAATGGCCCCAGCCGCCGTCGCTTCTGGTAAACGCGCGTGACGGATTGCTCAACTTGCTTCATGCTGTGGGGGCAGCGGAGGCAAGTTTTGCATGA
- a CDS encoding alpha-amylase family glycosyl hydrolase, translated as MIIYNLFPLLAGNVRNWTPHLQRAADLGFDWVFINPVHYPGYSGSLYSVKDYFRLNPLFVEGTTPRQQAAEFKRMAATAKKLGLKLMVDLVVSHCAFDSDLIRQHPKWFKHEHGKIAHPWCMEGEKKVVWKDLAQFDHKHTPDKEGLFRYLFEVVEFLISLGVQGFRADAAYQVPDVFWQRLITETHKKHPGVVFLAETLGCSPAQTAQTARAGFEYIFNSSKWWDYTSPWLLEQYNLTRAFAKSVSFPASHDTPRLAGDLPDDLAAVKRQYLFSALFSAGIMMPIGFEFGFRRRLHVVDTRPTDWEETGVDLSPFIRAVNHIKAANPVFQEDAPTEVLATQNPNILYLWKGSLSARQEALIILNKDRANKQHFATDNLYRDIQGSGPLYDVSPEYPLDYLPTPYEYGLRPSQVIVLVTKPGKA; from the coding sequence ATGATCATCTACAACCTTTTTCCATTGTTGGCCGGCAATGTCCGGAACTGGACGCCGCATCTGCAACGCGCCGCGGACCTGGGCTTCGACTGGGTGTTCATCAACCCGGTTCACTATCCGGGCTACTCGGGCAGCCTGTATTCGGTGAAGGATTATTTCCGGCTCAATCCGTTGTTCGTGGAAGGCACCACGCCGCGCCAGCAGGCGGCGGAATTCAAGCGGATGGCGGCGACCGCAAAGAAGCTGGGCCTGAAACTCATGGTGGACCTCGTCGTGAGCCACTGCGCGTTTGATTCCGATCTGATTCGGCAGCATCCCAAGTGGTTCAAACACGAGCACGGCAAAATTGCGCATCCCTGGTGCATGGAGGGGGAGAAAAAGGTCGTCTGGAAGGATCTCGCGCAGTTCGATCACAAGCACACGCCGGACAAGGAGGGGTTGTTCCGGTATTTGTTCGAGGTGGTGGAGTTTTTGATCAGCCTCGGCGTGCAGGGATTTCGCGCGGACGCGGCTTACCAGGTGCCGGACGTCTTCTGGCAACGGCTCATCACCGAGACGCACAAGAAACATCCGGGGGTGGTGTTCCTCGCCGAAACGCTGGGCTGCTCGCCGGCGCAGACGGCGCAGACCGCGCGCGCAGGTTTTGAATACATTTTCAACAGCTCGAAATGGTGGGACTACACGAGCCCGTGGCTGCTGGAGCAATACAACCTCACCCGCGCCTTCGCCAAATCCGTGAGCTTTCCCGCCAGCCACGACACGCCGCGGCTGGCGGGAGATTTGCCCGACGACCTCGCGGCCGTCAAACGGCAGTATCTGTTCAGCGCGCTGTTCTCGGCCGGCATCATGATGCCGATTGGCTTTGAATTTGGCTTTCGCCGCCGGCTGCATGTCGTGGACACGCGGCCGACCGATTGGGAGGAAACCGGCGTGGATTTGTCGCCGTTCATCCGCGCCGTCAACCACATCAAGGCCGCCAATCCGGTTTTTCAGGAAGACGCGCCAACCGAGGTGCTGGCGACGCAGAATCCGAACATTTTATATCTGTGGAAGGGTTCGTTGTCGGCCCGGCAGGAGGCCCTGATCATTCTCAACAAGGACCGCGCGAACAAACAGCACTTCGCCACGGACAACTTGTATCGCGACATCCAGGGCAGCGGTCCGCTCTACGACGTGTCGCCGGAATATCCGTTGGATTACCTGCCCACGCCTTACGAATACGGTTTGCGGCCGAGCCAGGTCATCGTGCTGGTCACCAAACCGGGCAAAGCGTGA
- a CDS encoding YgiQ family radical SAM protein, giving the protein MPAGTPQFLPISRADMDARGWEQLDVLLITGDAYIDHPSFGAAVIGRVLEADGFRVGIIAQPDWRNAEALKVMGRPRLFCGVTAGNLDSMVSNYTAARHKRREDAYSEEGRIGQRPNHAAVVYAQLARRAFPGLPIVLGGVEASLRRVAHYDYWSDGFKPSILLDAKADLLVFGMGENAAREIAQRLNAGRDLAGIRGTARLLGAKATAALDFSKLLELPSYDALLQDKNLITPITKIVEREQSPFNGRVLVQRHGDRAVVIESPAFPLKGPEMDALYDLPFARRPHPIYQKPIPAFTMIKDSVTVVRGCPAGCTFCGIGVHQGKFLTSRSQESILKEVRQMSESPDFRGTISDLGGPTANLYGCENDVEDACKVCRRPSCLHPTICSKFHVESDPAIQLMRAARQAEGVKHVHIQSGIRMDVAFRTPEYLKELIHHHVSGHLKVAPEHLHPDVLKRMRKPAVPFERFQELFREESKAAGKEQYLVPYFISSFPGCGDQEMGVVEKFLKKSNWNLQQVQDFIPLPLMPATAMYVTGLDYDTGKPITVARNAGERYRQRQALAPNQRTGSACAGQRKPAWPKKPLAVMATDDEEDAPNW; this is encoded by the coding sequence ATGCCAGCCGGAACCCCCCAATTCCTCCCCATCTCGCGCGCGGACATGGACGCGCGGGGCTGGGAACAGCTCGATGTGCTCCTCATCACCGGGGACGCCTACATCGATCATCCGAGCTTTGGCGCGGCCGTCATCGGGCGCGTGCTGGAAGCGGATGGCTTCCGCGTCGGCATCATCGCCCAGCCCGACTGGCGCAACGCCGAAGCCTTGAAAGTGATGGGCCGGCCCCGCTTGTTTTGCGGCGTCACGGCGGGCAATTTGGATTCGATGGTGTCGAACTACACCGCCGCGCGCCACAAGCGCCGCGAGGATGCCTATAGTGAGGAAGGTCGGATTGGCCAGCGTCCCAATCACGCCGCCGTCGTTTACGCCCAGCTCGCCCGGCGCGCGTTCCCCGGCCTGCCCATCGTGCTCGGCGGCGTCGAGGCCAGCCTGCGGCGCGTGGCGCATTATGATTATTGGTCCGACGGCTTCAAACCTTCGATCCTGCTCGATGCCAAGGCGGACCTGCTCGTCTTTGGCATGGGCGAAAATGCGGCGCGGGAAATCGCCCAGCGGCTGAACGCCGGACGGGACCTCGCGGGCATCCGCGGCACGGCACGGTTGCTCGGCGCCAAGGCCACGGCGGCGCTGGATTTCAGCAAACTGCTGGAGCTGCCCAGCTACGACGCGCTGCTGCAGGACAAGAACCTCATCACGCCCATCACCAAAATCGTCGAGCGCGAGCAAAGCCCGTTCAACGGCCGGGTGCTGGTGCAGCGACACGGCGACCGCGCGGTGGTCATCGAATCCCCCGCGTTCCCGCTGAAAGGTCCGGAGATGGATGCGTTGTATGACCTGCCCTTCGCACGGCGGCCGCACCCCATCTACCAGAAGCCGATTCCGGCGTTCACAATGATCAAGGATTCCGTGACGGTCGTGCGCGGCTGTCCGGCCGGCTGCACATTCTGCGGGATTGGCGTGCACCAGGGCAAATTCCTCACGAGCCGCAGCCAGGAATCCATCCTGAAGGAGGTCCGGCAGATGAGCGAATCACCGGATTTTCGCGGCACCATTTCCGATCTCGGCGGGCCGACGGCCAATCTCTACGGCTGCGAAAACGACGTGGAGGACGCGTGCAAAGTCTGCCGGCGCCCAAGCTGCCTGCATCCGACGATCTGCAGCAAGTTCCACGTGGAGAGCGACCCGGCCATCCAGCTCATGCGCGCGGCCCGCCAGGCCGAAGGCGTGAAGCACGTTCACATCCAGTCCGGCATCCGCATGGACGTGGCGTTCCGCACACCGGAGTATTTGAAGGAACTCATCCACCACCACGTTTCCGGCCACCTCAAGGTCGCACCGGAACACCTGCATCCCGACGTGCTCAAACGCATGCGCAAGCCGGCCGTTCCCTTCGAACGCTTTCAGGAACTGTTTCGCGAAGAGAGCAAGGCGGCGGGCAAGGAGCAATACCTCGTGCCGTATTTCATTTCGAGCTTTCCCGGCTGCGGCGACCAGGAAATGGGCGTGGTGGAAAAATTCCTGAAGAAGTCCAACTGGAATCTCCAGCAGGTGCAGGACTTCATTCCGCTGCCATTGATGCCCGCGACCGCGATGTATGTGACCGGGCTCGACTACGACACCGGCAAGCCGATCACCGTCGCGCGCAACGCGGGTGAACGTTACCGCCAACGGCAGGCACTGGCGCCGAATCAGCGAACGGGCAGCGCCTGCGCCGGCCAGCGCAAGCCGGCGTGGCCGAAAAAGCCGCTGGCCGTCATGGCCACGGACGACGAGGAAGACGCCCCGAACTGGTGA